Proteins encoded within one genomic window of Gadus chalcogrammus isolate NIFS_2021 chromosome 6, NIFS_Gcha_1.0, whole genome shotgun sequence:
- the tctn2 gene encoding tectonic-2, translating to MAITFSFILSLFFFSSDSLSNTGGDLVFQPSYSVATGPSLTIYLLGNASDRLLFLKNTSPSNTGSLPPPSCTVEPTQWLLTKEQIGKTAVRIQLKLERSLQLCGNNETDTDCCQQPLCVLETLELSACQEGVPPVSMYIQAQIYATFSPTNPGSENRTVLPNQVYQPLGSCPCDLTSGACNVRCCCDQDCSEEVLKLFEGHCLQGPFGGQVSPTPDYQCSAQSTANAPDWFPFLCVMSAPENNPYLGLFYQGKTLIPKPSPSFQRPVLSAPLPADEYRQGSPIFTMSDQYFTIPQELFAGQCANTAPVAYLKNFNMKCTTLLLYICPIGPPLQMSPSDLRVQVKDGQGGVITIDVLDEVAVDLSPFISSSESPYSTDEGQVCENVTLAMDYQFFWQANGLTSITLRRTVGTIVLNSSVAVTARYSSVFLSGNVTDQHKKSGNPGYLVGTPVLAGSGDTLDNTTFIERSSINIWQPVGDGVCSTAERRPVMFGVNATAGCLLAVSQYNLTQCDVLREMVASLQASLVMATHVAKTGDPDFQRMADWLKISYVLVNGSSADGGGWCSGVLWHQHVHVRSAVTGEVGGVPQREIQALTISYKMSSWRLECGGGDPSSCLDPMETQLFPVSSSVTFTDVLVNSGPPKTRFQVNFTEYDCDRNDVCWPELAFPFTRYYTGEPYSQSLAKGLILVFFFIVASVLGTPWKQIRQAWNTSSL from the exons ATGGCCAtcacattttcatttattttaagtttatttttcttttcatcgGATTCCCTATCAAATACAGGGGGGGATCTAG TTTTTCAGCCCTCCTACTCTGTTGCAACTGGACCTTCCTTGACGATATATTTGCTCGGAAATGCGTCGGACCGACTTCTGTTTCTGAAAAACACATCTCCATCTAACACAG GgagccttcctcctccatcttgcACTGTAGAGCCTACACAATGGCTTCTCACAAAGGAACAAATTGGAAAG ACAGCAGTTCGAATCCAACTGAAGCTTGAGCGAAGTCTTCAGTTGTGTGGGAACAATGAGACGGACACAGACTGCTGTCAACAGCCTCTGTGTGTTCTTGAGACACTCGAACTGTCTGCCTGTCAGGAAGGAGTCCCACCAGTCTCCATGTACATCCAGGCCCAGATATACGCCACATTTTCACCCACTAACCCTGGATCAg AGAATAGAACTGTGCTTCCTAACCAAGTGTACCAGCCTCTGGGGTCCTGTCCCTGTGATCTGACGTCAGGCGCGTGTAACGTACGCTGCTGCTGTGACCAG GACTGCTCCGAGGAAGTGTTGAAGCTGTTTGAAGGCCACTGCCTTCAAGGGCCCTTCGGTGGGCAGGTGTCTCCTACCCCGGATTACCAGTGTTCAGCCCAGTCCACCGCCAACGCTCCGGACTGGTTTCCATTCCTCTGTGTCATGTCGGCGCCGGAGAACAACCCCTACCTTGGTCTGTTCTACCAGGGAAAGACTCT CATACCAAAGCCTAGCCCGTCCTTCCAAAGGCCTGTGCTGTCAGCACCCCTCCCTGCTGATGAATATCGGCAAGGAAGTCCCATCTTCACCATGAGTGATCAATACTTCACCATCCCTCAG GAACTTTTTGCAGGGCAGTGTGCCAATACTGCTCCTGTAGCTTATTTGAAAAACTTCAACATGAAATGTACAACTCTTCTGTTGTACATTTGTCCAATTGGACCTCCTTTACAAATGTCTCCAAGTGATTTAAGAGTTCAAGTCAAGGACGGCCAAGGAG GTGTGATAACGATTGATGTCCTCGATGAAGTCGCTGTGGATTTAAGCCCATTCATTTCAAGTTCTGAATCCCCCTATTCAACAG ATGAGGGACAGGTGTGTGAGAATGTGACCTTGGCCATGGATTACCAATTCTTTTGGCAAGCAAATGGCCTCACAAGTATAACACTGAGGCGTACTGTTGGAACCATTGTGCTGAACAGTAGTG TGGCGGTGACTGCAAGGTATTCTTCTGTCTTTCTGAGCGGGAATGTTACTGATCAACATAAGAAGTCGGGAAACCCAG GGTACCTGGTGGGAACGCCGGTGCTGGCCGGGTCTGGGGATACTTTGGACAACACCACATTCATAGAGAGGAGCTCAATAAATATTTGGCAACCAG TTGGTGACGGTGTCTGTTCTACGGCTGAGAGGAGACCGGTTATGTTTGGAGTGAACGCCACAGCGGGATGCCTTCTGGCTGTCAGCCAGTATAACTTGACCCAGTGTGATGTTCTGAG GGAGATGGTCGCCTCTCTCCAAGCTTCCTTAGTGATGGCGACACACGTGGCGAAAACGGGGGACCCCGATTTCCAAAGGATGGCAGACTGGCTAAAGATAAGCT ACGTGCTGGTGAATGGGAGCAGCGCTGATGGAGGCGGCTGGTGCTCCGGTGTCCTGTGGCACCAACACGTGCACGTCAGGAGCGCTGTCACAGGCGAGGTGGGCGGCGTGCCTCAGAGGGAGATACAGGCCCTAACCATCAG TTACAAAATGTCCAGTTGGAGGTTggagtgtggaggaggagaccctTCTTCCTGTCTGGATCCAATGGAGACACAACTgtttcctgtctcctcctcggtCACCTTTACAGACGTCCTTGTTAACTCAGGGCCCCCCAAAACCAG GTTCCAGGTCAACTTCACAGAGTATGACTGTGACAGGAATGATGTATGCTGGCCAGAACTTGCATTTCCTTTTACCAGATATTACACAG GTGAGCCATATTCACAGTCATTGGCAAAAGGCCTCATCTTGGTTTTCTTCTTCATCGTTGCCTCAGTTCTTGGAACTCCATGGAAACAGATCAGACAGGCGTGGAATACCTCCTCATTGTAA